GACTATTAAGAACATTATAATGCTACGAGACATCCTGAATGATCCGATTCGATTGAGGCGAATTATTAAACAATTTATCAAATTTGTCATTGTTGGCGGTATCAATACCGGTATCGATTTTTTGGTTTTGAATATTCTCATGCACTTCACCGGCATTGCATCTGGTCCAGAATTATTTTTGCTCAATAGCATTTCTTTCTCCGTTGCTGTTTTTAATAGTTATTTCATGAATAAGCATTGGACATTCCAAGACAAAACAAAAACAGAACAAGAACCTATCAAATTCTCAGCCTTTTTTATTATCAGTGTCATTGGTCTCTTTCTCAACGGTCTGATACTGACGAGCGTCACTACTTTTATCCCTCCTTTCTTCGGTCTCAGCGCTGTACTCTGGACCAACATTGCCAAACTCTTTGCAACAGGTTTCTCTATGCTCTGGAACTTTGTCGGCTACAAACTCTTTGTGTTCAAAAAATAGTACATGGCTTTTTTGTTTGTAGCTTATTAGCTTGCGAAAAATAAACAGAAAGAAGCTCCTCAATGGGCTTTTTTCTTTTCTAAAAATCTAAAAAAGTGTACAATAACATTATTGTAATCGGAGTGCTTTAAGAAG
This DNA window, taken from Candidatus Moraniibacteriota bacterium, encodes the following:
- a CDS encoding GtrA family protein, which produces MLRDILNDPIRLRRIIKQFIKFVIVGGINTGIDFLVLNILMHFTGIASGPELFLLNSISFSVAVFNSYFMNKHWTFQDKTKTEQEPIKFSAFFIISVIGLFLNGLILTSVTTFIPPFFGLSAVLWTNIAKLFATGFSMLWNFVGYKLFVFKK